A single window of Haliotis asinina isolate JCU_RB_2024 chromosome 5, JCU_Hal_asi_v2, whole genome shotgun sequence DNA harbors:
- the LOC137284883 gene encoding uncharacterized transmembrane protein DDB_G0289901-like isoform X2: protein MAAINTRVIIRIGWMLMLTVCFIRAQDGEDDDEDDQYAEYTDLMTSCKFPKFSLEYLSQSSGKPFHEVCKDSPTDSDMLLLCRSMLGLTMEICNKTKVSQVQKEKIDKQMFIELYTYDQDKVPFCTRLEGNRNASRLLGSFLPQSVKCKESCRNGTSEKLCEFIYVSIVAYEKLHASDQNGGLGSNNGARTTAGTGTTSGATSKNETISNGNTARPNNGNGSTIGNGGPTGGSVGPNGGPTGGNVGPNGGNVGPNGGPTSGNGGPTGSNGGRNGGPTGGSGGPTGSNVGPNGGPTGSNVGPNGGPTGSNVGPNGEPTGSNVGPNDGPTGSNVGPNGGPTGGNGGPNVGPNGGNGGPTGSNVGPNGGPTGSNVGPNDGPTDSNVGPNGGPTGSNVGPNGRPTGGNGGPNVGPTGGNGGPTGSNVGPNGGPTGSNVGPNVGPTGSNVGPNGGPSGSNVGPNGGPTGGNGGPNVGPNGGNVGPTGSNVGPNGGPTGGNVGPNGGPTGSNVGPNGGPTGSNVGPNGGPTGSNVGPNGGPTGSNVGPNGGPTGGNGGPAGSNVGPNGGPTGGNVGPNGRPTGSNVGPNGGPTGSNVGPNGGPTGSNVGPNGGPTGSNVGPNGRPTGSNVGPNGGLSGGSIGPNGSTIGNGGPNGVTSGGSTLRSQGDKNGVNGQGTAVRTGDKTTTTTGASNINPKTTTTVKMDSIPVTKGQNVAGGKDTNNGDMDFQIPGDGHSEQPGKAPEVIRKLEKEYDAPSSGNFMAYFLTAVVLCIAGYVVFHNKQKIIAFIIEGRSSRGRRRTNGGAEYKKLQSNVEESV from the exons ATGGCGGCTATCAACACACGAGTTATTATCCGAATTGGATGGATGTTGATGTTAACTGTGTGTTTCATCAGAGCGCAAGATGGAGAAGATGATGACGAAGACGACCAGTACGCAGAATATACAGATTTGATGACGAGCTGCAAATTCCCAAAGTTTTCTTTAGAATACCTTTCACAGTCGTCGGGAAAACCGTTCCATGAAGTATGCAAAGACAGTCCAACGGACAGTGATATGTTACTCTTGTGTCGAAGCATGCTCGGTCTTACCAtggaaatatgtaacaaaactaaaGTCAGTCAAGTTCAAAAGGAAAAAATCgataaacaaatgtttattGAACTCTACACGTATGACCAGGATAAAGTACCCTTTTGTACAAGACTTGAAGGAAACAGAAACGCTTCCCGACTTTTAGGATCCTTCCTGCCGCAAAGTGTCAAGTGTAAAGAGTCATGCAGAAACGGTACCTCAGAAAAGCTGTGTGAATTCATCTACGTTTCAATCGTTGCATATG AAAAACTTCATGCTTCTGATCAAAATGGTGGCCTTGGATCAAATAATGGTGCCAGAACTACTGCAGGAACTGGAACTACCAGTGGTGCCACATCTAAAAATGAAACCATATCTAATGGAAATACTGCTAGACCAAACAACGGTAATGGCAGTACCATTGGAAATGGTGGACCTACTGGCGGTAGTGTTGGACCTAATGGTGGACCTACTGGTGGTAATGTTGGACCTAATGGTGGTAATGTTGGACCTAATGGTGGACCAACTAGTGGTAATGGTGGACCTACTGGCAGTAATGGTGGACGTAATGGTGGACCTACTGGTGGTAGTGGTGGACCTACTGGCAGTAATGTTGGACCTAATGGTGGACCTACTGGCAGTAATGTTGGACCTAATGGTGGACCTACTGGCAGTAATGTTGGACCTAATGGTGAACCTACTGGCAGTAATGTTGGACCTAATGATGGACCTACTGGCAGTAATGTTGGACCTAATGGTGGACCTACTGGTGGTAATGGTGGACCTAATGTTGGACCTAATGGTGGTAATGGTGGGCCTACCGGCAGTAATGTTGGACCTAATGGTGGACCTACCGGCAGTAATGTTGGACCTAATGATGGACCTACTGACAGTAATGTTGGACCTAATGGTGGACCTACTGGCAGTAATGTTGGACCTAATGGTAGACCTACTGGTGGTAATGGTGGACCTAATGTTGGACCTACTGGTGGTAATGGTGGGCCTACCGGCAGTAATGTTGGACCTAATGGTGGACCTACTGGCAGTAATGTTGGACCTAATGTTGGACCTACTGGCAGTAACGTTGGACCTAATGGTGGACCTTCTGGCAGTAATGTTGGACCTAATGGTGGACCTACTGGTGGTAATGGTGGACCTAATGTTGGACCTAATGGTGGTAATGTTGGACCTACTGGCAGTAATGTTGGACCTAATGGTGGACCTACTGGCGGTAATGTTGGACCTAATGGTGGACCTACTGGCAGTAATGTTGGACCTAATGGTGGACCTACTGGCAGTAATGTTGGACCTAATGGTGGACCCACAGGCAGTAACGTTGGACCTAATGGTGGACCTACTGGCAGTAATGTTGGACCTAATGGTGGACCTACTGGTGGTAATGGTGGACCTGCTGGCAGTAATGTTGGACCTAATGGTGGACCTACTGGCGGTAATGTTGGACCTAATGGTAGACCTACTGGCAGTAATGTTGGACCTAATGGTGGACCCACTGGCAGTAACGTTGGACCTAATGGTGGACCCACTGGCAGTAACGTTGGACCTAATGGTGGACCTACTGGCAGTAATGTTGGACCTAATGGTAGACCCACTGGCAGTAATGTTGGACCTAATGGTGGACTTTCTGGTGGAAGCATTGGACCTAATGGTAGTACCATTGGTAATGGTGGACCTAATGGTGTTACCAGTGGTGGGTCGACTCTTCGATCCCAGGGAGACAAGAATGGTGTCAATGGCCAAGGGACAGCAGTTCGTACCGGGGACAAAACAACGACTACAACAGGAGCCTCAAACATCAATCCTAAAACCACAACTACGGTGAAAATGGACAGCATACCAGTCACTAAGGGCCAAAATGTTGCAGGTGGAAAAGACACCAATAATGGGGACATGGATTTTCAGATACCTGGGGATGGCCATAGTGAGCAACCTGGGAAGGCGCCGGAAGTGATCAGGAAACTAGAAAAGGAATATGATGCTCCTTCATCTGGTAACTTCATGGCTTACTTCCTGACTGCTGTGGTTCTGTGTATTGCCGGATATGTGGTATTCCATAATAAACAAAAG ATAATTGCCTTCATCATCGAGGGGCGCAGCAGTCGAGGGAGACGGCGAACTAATGGTGGCGCAGAGTACAAGAAACTACAGAGCAACGTTGAAGAG TCAGTGTGA
- the LOC137284883 gene encoding uncharacterized transmembrane protein DDB_G0289901-like isoform X1, protein MAAINTRVIIRIGWMLMLTVCFIRAQDGEDDDEDDQYAEYTDLMTSCKFPKFSLEYLSQSSGKPFHEVCKDSPTDSDMLLLCRSMLGLTMEICNKTKVSQVQKEKIDKQMFIELYTYDQDKVPFCTRLEGNRNASRLLGSFLPQSVKCKESCRNGTSEKLCEFIYVSIVAYEKLHASDQNGGLGSNNGARTTAGTGTTSGATSKNETISNGNTARPNNGNGSTIGNGGPTGGSVGPNGGPTGGNVGPNGGNVGPNGGPTSGNGGPTGSNGGRNGGPTGGSGGPTGSNVGPNGGPTGSNVGPNGGPTGSNVGPNGEPTGSNVGPNDGPTGSNVGPNGGPTGGNGGPNVGPNGGNGGPTGSNVGPNGGPTGSNVGPNDGPTDSNVGPNGGPTGSNVGPNGRPTGGNGGPNVGPTGGNGGPTGSNVGPNGGPTGSNVGPNVGPTGSNVGPNGGPSGSNVGPNGGPTGGNGGPNVGPNGGNVGPTGSNVGPNGGPTGGNVGPNGGPTGSNVGPNGGPTGSNVGPNGGPTGSNVGPNGGPTGSNVGPNGGPTGGNGGPAGSNVGPNGGPTGGNVGPNGRPTGSNVGPNGGPTGSNVGPNGGPTGSNVGPNGGPTGSNVGPNGRPTGSNVGPNGGLSGGSIGPNGSTIGNGGPNGVTSGGSTLRSQGDKNGVNGQGTAVRTGDKTTTTTGASNINPKTTTTVKMDSIPVTKGQNVAGGKDTNNGDMDFQIPGDGHSEQPGKAPEVIRKLEKEYDAPSSGNFMAYFLTAVVLCIAGYVVFHNKQKIIAFIIEGRSSRGRRRTNGGAEYKKLQSNVEEVMPSLDKSTSAKNFIY, encoded by the exons ATGGCGGCTATCAACACACGAGTTATTATCCGAATTGGATGGATGTTGATGTTAACTGTGTGTTTCATCAGAGCGCAAGATGGAGAAGATGATGACGAAGACGACCAGTACGCAGAATATACAGATTTGATGACGAGCTGCAAATTCCCAAAGTTTTCTTTAGAATACCTTTCACAGTCGTCGGGAAAACCGTTCCATGAAGTATGCAAAGACAGTCCAACGGACAGTGATATGTTACTCTTGTGTCGAAGCATGCTCGGTCTTACCAtggaaatatgtaacaaaactaaaGTCAGTCAAGTTCAAAAGGAAAAAATCgataaacaaatgtttattGAACTCTACACGTATGACCAGGATAAAGTACCCTTTTGTACAAGACTTGAAGGAAACAGAAACGCTTCCCGACTTTTAGGATCCTTCCTGCCGCAAAGTGTCAAGTGTAAAGAGTCATGCAGAAACGGTACCTCAGAAAAGCTGTGTGAATTCATCTACGTTTCAATCGTTGCATATG AAAAACTTCATGCTTCTGATCAAAATGGTGGCCTTGGATCAAATAATGGTGCCAGAACTACTGCAGGAACTGGAACTACCAGTGGTGCCACATCTAAAAATGAAACCATATCTAATGGAAATACTGCTAGACCAAACAACGGTAATGGCAGTACCATTGGAAATGGTGGACCTACTGGCGGTAGTGTTGGACCTAATGGTGGACCTACTGGTGGTAATGTTGGACCTAATGGTGGTAATGTTGGACCTAATGGTGGACCAACTAGTGGTAATGGTGGACCTACTGGCAGTAATGGTGGACGTAATGGTGGACCTACTGGTGGTAGTGGTGGACCTACTGGCAGTAATGTTGGACCTAATGGTGGACCTACTGGCAGTAATGTTGGACCTAATGGTGGACCTACTGGCAGTAATGTTGGACCTAATGGTGAACCTACTGGCAGTAATGTTGGACCTAATGATGGACCTACTGGCAGTAATGTTGGACCTAATGGTGGACCTACTGGTGGTAATGGTGGACCTAATGTTGGACCTAATGGTGGTAATGGTGGGCCTACCGGCAGTAATGTTGGACCTAATGGTGGACCTACCGGCAGTAATGTTGGACCTAATGATGGACCTACTGACAGTAATGTTGGACCTAATGGTGGACCTACTGGCAGTAATGTTGGACCTAATGGTAGACCTACTGGTGGTAATGGTGGACCTAATGTTGGACCTACTGGTGGTAATGGTGGGCCTACCGGCAGTAATGTTGGACCTAATGGTGGACCTACTGGCAGTAATGTTGGACCTAATGTTGGACCTACTGGCAGTAACGTTGGACCTAATGGTGGACCTTCTGGCAGTAATGTTGGACCTAATGGTGGACCTACTGGTGGTAATGGTGGACCTAATGTTGGACCTAATGGTGGTAATGTTGGACCTACTGGCAGTAATGTTGGACCTAATGGTGGACCTACTGGCGGTAATGTTGGACCTAATGGTGGACCTACTGGCAGTAATGTTGGACCTAATGGTGGACCTACTGGCAGTAATGTTGGACCTAATGGTGGACCCACAGGCAGTAACGTTGGACCTAATGGTGGACCTACTGGCAGTAATGTTGGACCTAATGGTGGACCTACTGGTGGTAATGGTGGACCTGCTGGCAGTAATGTTGGACCTAATGGTGGACCTACTGGCGGTAATGTTGGACCTAATGGTAGACCTACTGGCAGTAATGTTGGACCTAATGGTGGACCCACTGGCAGTAACGTTGGACCTAATGGTGGACCCACTGGCAGTAACGTTGGACCTAATGGTGGACCTACTGGCAGTAATGTTGGACCTAATGGTAGACCCACTGGCAGTAATGTTGGACCTAATGGTGGACTTTCTGGTGGAAGCATTGGACCTAATGGTAGTACCATTGGTAATGGTGGACCTAATGGTGTTACCAGTGGTGGGTCGACTCTTCGATCCCAGGGAGACAAGAATGGTGTCAATGGCCAAGGGACAGCAGTTCGTACCGGGGACAAAACAACGACTACAACAGGAGCCTCAAACATCAATCCTAAAACCACAACTACGGTGAAAATGGACAGCATACCAGTCACTAAGGGCCAAAATGTTGCAGGTGGAAAAGACACCAATAATGGGGACATGGATTTTCAGATACCTGGGGATGGCCATAGTGAGCAACCTGGGAAGGCGCCGGAAGTGATCAGGAAACTAGAAAAGGAATATGATGCTCCTTCATCTGGTAACTTCATGGCTTACTTCCTGACTGCTGTGGTTCTGTGTATTGCCGGATATGTGGTATTCCATAATAAACAAAAG ATAATTGCCTTCATCATCGAGGGGCGCAGCAGTCGAGGGAGACGGCGAACTAATGGTGGCGCAGAGTACAAGAAACTACAGAGCAACGTTGAAGAGGTGATGCCGTCACTTGACAAGTCCACCTCGGCTAAGAACTTCATATACTGA